In the genome of Deinococcus sp. YIM 77859, one region contains:
- a CDS encoding hydroxyacid-oxoacid transhydrogenase, with the protein MLTSQHETLFTIEATPVKFGPGAAADAGWEAARLNIRRAFVVLDPALAEREAARGVLMSLRAAGIDPVVFSDIRVEPDLASLERAAAAAREAAPDGFVALGGGSTIDTAKVANLLTTHGGRVMDYVNPPIGGGQPVPAPLRPLLAIPTTAGSGSEATTVAILDLPELGVKSGISHRYLRPAQAIVDPELTRTAPGSVIAAAGLDVVCHAAESFLSRPYTSRPRPATPAERPPYQGSNPVADLWSAQALRYGGQYLRRAVHNPDDLEARGFMMLSATMAGVGFGSAGVHIPHACAYPIAGLRHTYHAPGYPEDHAFVPHGFSVIVTAPAAFRFTFDAHPAKHVEAARLLTGQNDTPEDREALPNALLDLMRDVGAPSGVAELGYSEADLPALVAGAQKQQRLLAVAPKMPTAEDLTDILRASLYNR; encoded by the coding sequence TTGCTCACGTCTCAGCATGAAACCCTGTTTACCATCGAAGCCACGCCGGTCAAGTTCGGTCCTGGGGCGGCTGCCGACGCGGGCTGGGAAGCGGCTCGCCTCAACATTCGCCGCGCCTTTGTGGTCCTCGATCCGGCCCTAGCAGAGCGTGAGGCGGCACGCGGCGTGCTGATGAGCCTGCGGGCCGCAGGAATTGACCCGGTCGTCTTCAGCGATATTCGGGTAGAGCCCGACCTGGCTAGCCTGGAGCGAGCTGCAGCGGCGGCGCGGGAGGCAGCGCCCGACGGTTTTGTCGCCCTGGGGGGCGGTTCCACCATTGATACAGCCAAGGTCGCCAATCTGCTGACGACCCATGGTGGCCGCGTGATGGATTATGTGAATCCGCCCATCGGCGGGGGCCAGCCCGTGCCGGCGCCCCTGCGGCCCCTGTTGGCTATCCCCACAACAGCCGGTTCGGGGTCGGAGGCGACGACTGTGGCCATCCTCGATCTGCCCGAACTGGGGGTCAAGAGCGGCATCAGTCACCGTTACCTGCGTCCTGCACAAGCCATTGTGGATCCGGAGCTCACCCGTACCGCTCCCGGAAGCGTGATCGCCGCAGCAGGGTTGGATGTGGTGTGTCACGCGGCAGAGAGTTTTCTCAGCCGTCCCTACACCAGCCGTCCACGCCCGGCGACTCCCGCTGAGCGCCCCCCCTACCAGGGGAGCAACCCCGTCGCAGATCTCTGGTCGGCGCAGGCCCTGCGGTACGGTGGGCAGTACCTTCGCCGCGCCGTGCACAATCCGGACGACCTAGAAGCGCGCGGTTTCATGATGCTGTCAGCCACGATGGCTGGGGTGGGCTTCGGCTCGGCGGGTGTCCACATTCCGCATGCCTGCGCCTACCCCATCGCAGGGTTACGCCACACCTATCATGCGCCCGGCTACCCGGAGGATCATGCGTTTGTGCCGCACGGCTTCAGTGTGATCGTCACGGCTCCCGCCGCCTTCCGCTTCACGTTTGACGCTCATCCTGCCAAGCATGTAGAGGCTGCAAGGTTGCTGACTGGCCAGAATGACACTCCAGAAGATCGAGAGGCCCTCCCCAACGCCCTGCTTGACCTGATGCGGGATGTGGGCGCACCAAGCGGCGTGGCCGAGCTTGGCTACAGCGAGGCTGACCTTCCTGCTCTGGTGGCAGGAGCACAAAAGCAGCAGCGGCTCCTTGCCGTTGCGCCGAAAATGCCCACCGCGGAGGACCTCACCGATATCCTGCGCGCCTCCTTGTACAACCGCTGA
- a CDS encoding tetratricopeptide repeat protein, with translation MPRPKITAVTEEEWNASVTALLEEGREDLALQMLSRAADEATTIARFSELLDLFARLSMAHKRSEEGVRFHLRLLASLRLHEPVLEVTRSARLEGLAAPFLSAFEGWALSQREEWEAALDALLPALHAPFEALTLLEDMLTWRVRARALAALGQGGWREAYARARQHVQGRPLALVWLEEGATLGRQGAVLEALAAYARALPLLERDPYYRAFTLHNMGLVCLRACRFEEAEAYFQRVRQCGRGARALEARALCGEAAVRRALGEWERAEAAYRAAAHLEGDDDDRQQAWRGLGHTLRLAGKPLSALEWLMRATTAVPGERQAGRSWVFVDLAAAHAALGDEQAALTALERTGPLAGEDADRAVIVRAELARQAGNIEGALALLRPLPRHTLWAREEAHAFADLFALLGEARPAPLPRTGRPRVVVRAAGPLEVRVNGRVVPLAPTSLAGVLLVALLEAGGRASTGQLALAVSEREERRERYGKQAVSRLARELRRALGWAGSVQASAGAYALDPEAEWTYDVREAQTRGLPVEAFLSGVNLPWVLERETELRQKDASPLSASAD, from the coding sequence GTGCCCCGTCCCAAGATCACCGCGGTGACGGAGGAGGAATGGAACGCTTCCGTTACGGCCCTCCTCGAAGAAGGTCGCGAAGACCTCGCCCTTCAGATGCTGAGCCGGGCGGCGGATGAGGCCACCACCATTGCGCGCTTCAGCGAGCTGCTCGACCTGTTCGCTCGCCTCTCTATGGCGCACAAGAGGAGTGAGGAGGGTGTGCGTTTTCACCTGCGCCTGCTGGCGAGCCTGCGCCTGCATGAACCGGTGCTGGAAGTGACCAGGAGCGCCCGGTTAGAGGGGCTGGCCGCTCCCTTCCTGAGCGCGTTTGAGGGTTGGGCCCTTTCGCAGCGGGAAGAGTGGGAAGCGGCGCTAGACGCCCTGCTGCCTGCCCTGCATGCACCCTTTGAGGCGCTGACGCTACTGGAAGATATGTTGACCTGGCGCGTGCGGGCACGGGCCCTCGCGGCGCTGGGGCAGGGGGGCTGGCGGGAAGCCTACGCCCGAGCACGGCAACACGTGCAGGGTCGCCCGCTGGCGCTGGTCTGGTTGGAGGAGGGGGCAACGCTGGGGAGGCAGGGCGCAGTGCTCGAGGCGCTGGCAGCCTACGCGCGGGCGCTGCCCCTGTTGGAACGTGATCCGTACTACCGGGCCTTCACGCTCCATAACATGGGCCTGGTGTGCCTGCGGGCCTGCCGCTTTGAGGAGGCAGAAGCGTACTTTCAACGGGTGCGGCAGTGTGGGCGGGGGGCGCGTGCCCTGGAGGCCCGGGCGCTGTGTGGGGAGGCCGCCGTGCGCCGTGCCCTGGGCGAGTGGGAACGTGCGGAAGCCGCCTACCGCGCCGCGGCGCACCTGGAAGGCGACGACGATGACCGGCAGCAGGCCTGGCGGGGCCTGGGACACACCCTCCGCCTGGCCGGCAAGCCCCTAAGCGCCCTGGAATGGTTGATGCGCGCAACGACGGCCGTGCCGGGCGAACGGCAGGCGGGCCGCTCCTGGGTCTTTGTGGACCTCGCGGCCGCTCACGCCGCGTTGGGGGACGAGCAGGCTGCCTTGACCGCGCTGGAACGGACCGGGCCCCTGGCGGGAGAGGACGCTGACCGAGCCGTCATCGTGCGGGCCGAACTCGCGCGGCAAGCAGGAAACATAGAGGGGGCGCTGGCCCTCCTGCGCCCGCTGCCCCGGCACACCCTCTGGGCCCGGGAGGAAGCCCACGCCTTTGCCGACCTCTTTGCGCTGTTGGGCGAGGCCCGCCCGGCACCGCTTCCCCGTACGGGCCGACCGCGCGTGGTGGTGCGGGCCGCCGGACCATTGGAGGTGCGGGTCAACGGGCGTGTGGTGCCGCTTGCCCCTACATCGCTTGCGGGCGTGCTGTTGGTCGCGTTGCTCGAGGCGGGCGGACGAGCGAGTACCGGGCAACTGGCGCTGGCGGTCTCGGAACGTGAAGAACGCCGCGAGCGGTACGGCAAACAGGCGGTGTCCCGACTCGCGCGCGAGCTGCGGCGGGCGCTGGGTTGGGCGGGCAGCGTGCAGGCCAGCGCAGGAGCCTACGCGCTCGATCCGGAAGCCGAGTGGACCTATGACGTGCGTGAGGCGCAGACACGCGGTTTGCCCGTGGAGGCCTTCCTCTCCGGGGTGAACCTTCCCTGGGTGCTCGAGCGCGAAACAGAGCTGCGTCAAAAAGACGCAAGCCCCTTGAGTGCATCTGCGGATTAA
- a CDS encoding CRISPR-associated helicase/endonuclease Cas3, translating to MPLPPLSDAAWNLWAKSDKNYGDGRWLPVVAHLLDVAACAWEILNLEPERTLDLFAADYGLDREGAQRWVCALAGLHDLGKASPAFQGLWKEGAARTRRFLSFAEPPLPEPHGKVTQDLLWGLLEDPFGWPAEVAQQVADAVGCHHGRRSWVNGLPEAQCGDEKWRDAQFELTRAVLVALQVPPAPQVSCLSGPAFMRLAGLTSFADWVGSSFEVPPTPDELARTDPAAYFERAQEKARQKLREIGWTKREPLRAELPSIETVFSYIPGFSPRDLQREMAELHAGLDERPTLTIVEAPMGEGKTEAALYTFLQRQNAAGHRGLYVALPTQATGNAMFTRLSAFLKAQGRATPPDLQLLHGGTLLNETYQAELKRTRTLLHPRGNVDGDPAEAPDIRAEGWFSIRKRALLSEYGVGTVDQALLGVLNVPHQFVRLWGLGNRVVVLDEVHAYDTYTSELIYALLRWLRALGSSAVVMSATLPATSRARLLDTWRAAPGPEAAYPRLTLAREGEAAQTRTIAASSMSRTVALRPIAADVKTVADQAVALAASGGCVAVIVNTVQRAQEVCRAVIAGLEAAGEAVKTPVRGVKKGTDAVCVLLFHARYPARDRAKREGLVLRLLGREGSRPRRCILIATQVAEQSLDFDADVLLSDLAPIDLLLQRAGRLHRHEHNAERRHGHTQPVLYVAGLDAWPDAAMEDHAWQWVYAPHLLYRSWLALANREEVALPADLDALVQRVYARDWVEGDLTPERAEQVAAARRTYETRVENEGQHGQDAPIGSPEGPLGMPQAYRPDSDGEPVSDDAGAQEKRPTTRLGEESVRIVPLHRVDGTYFLDPQGRDSARLNGRTLSPETARHIYSHSLQVSAWPLVRLAAEKAPPHPAWQKDALLQTCIPVVLEGGQAQFGNLTVTLDPEFGLVYERG from the coding sequence ATGCCCCTTCCTCCTCTTTCCGACGCTGCCTGGAATCTGTGGGCCAAGAGCGACAAGAACTATGGGGATGGCCGCTGGCTGCCGGTCGTCGCCCACCTGCTCGATGTGGCGGCCTGCGCCTGGGAGATTCTGAACCTGGAGCCGGAACGAACGCTGGACCTGTTCGCCGCCGACTACGGTCTGGATAGGGAAGGGGCGCAGCGGTGGGTGTGTGCCCTGGCCGGGCTGCACGACCTGGGCAAGGCGAGCCCGGCCTTTCAGGGGTTGTGGAAGGAAGGTGCGGCGCGTACCCGGCGGTTCCTGTCCTTTGCCGAACCGCCTCTGCCCGAGCCACACGGCAAAGTCACCCAGGATCTGTTGTGGGGCCTGCTGGAAGACCCATTCGGCTGGCCTGCTGAAGTCGCCCAGCAGGTTGCCGATGCGGTGGGCTGCCACCATGGGCGGCGCTCGTGGGTGAATGGCCTGCCCGAGGCGCAGTGCGGTGACGAGAAGTGGCGTGACGCGCAGTTCGAGTTGACCCGTGCGGTCCTTGTCGCGCTGCAGGTGCCGCCCGCCCCCCAGGTCTCCTGTCTGTCCGGCCCCGCCTTTATGCGCCTGGCGGGCCTGACCAGTTTTGCCGACTGGGTGGGGAGTTCCTTCGAAGTGCCGCCCACCCCGGACGAGCTGGCGCGCACGGACCCTGCCGCCTACTTCGAGAGGGCGCAGGAAAAGGCCCGGCAGAAGCTGCGGGAAATCGGCTGGACGAAGCGCGAACCGCTCCGGGCGGAGCTGCCCAGCATAGAGACGGTCTTTTCTTATATTCCCGGCTTCTCACCCCGCGACCTCCAGCGGGAGATGGCCGAGCTGCACGCGGGGTTGGACGAGCGCCCTACCCTCACCATCGTGGAAGCGCCCATGGGGGAAGGGAAAACAGAAGCGGCCCTGTACACCTTCCTTCAGCGGCAGAACGCGGCGGGACACCGCGGGCTGTACGTGGCGCTGCCCACACAGGCGACGGGAAACGCGATGTTCACCCGCCTGAGCGCCTTCCTCAAGGCGCAGGGCCGCGCCACTCCTCCCGACCTGCAACTGCTGCACGGCGGCACCCTGCTGAACGAGACCTACCAGGCCGAGCTGAAGCGCACCCGGACGCTGCTGCACCCGCGGGGCAACGTGGACGGCGACCCCGCCGAAGCCCCCGACATCCGCGCGGAGGGGTGGTTTAGCATCCGCAAGCGAGCACTCCTGAGCGAGTACGGCGTGGGCACGGTGGATCAGGCACTCCTGGGCGTGCTGAACGTACCGCACCAGTTCGTGCGGCTGTGGGGCCTGGGCAACCGGGTCGTCGTGCTGGACGAGGTGCACGCCTACGACACGTACACCAGCGAGCTGATCTACGCGCTGCTGCGTTGGCTGCGCGCCCTGGGATCGAGTGCTGTGGTGATGAGTGCAACCCTACCCGCCACCAGCCGTGCCCGTCTGCTGGACACCTGGAGAGCTGCGCCGGGGCCGGAAGCGGCCTATCCCCGCCTGACCCTGGCCCGGGAGGGCGAGGCGGCCCAGACCCGCACCATCGCAGCCAGCAGCATGAGCAGAACGGTCGCGCTGCGGCCGATTGCCGCCGACGTGAAGACGGTGGCGGACCAAGCCGTGGCGCTGGCGGCAAGCGGGGGCTGCGTGGCAGTCATTGTCAACACAGTGCAGCGGGCGCAGGAGGTGTGCCGGGCAGTGATCGCGGGGCTGGAGGCGGCGGGCGAGGCCGTGAAGACCCCGGTGCGAGGTGTCAAGAAGGGCACCGACGCGGTGTGTGTCCTGCTCTTTCATGCCCGCTACCCTGCCCGCGACCGGGCCAAGCGCGAAGGGCTGGTTCTTCGGCTGCTGGGCAGGGAGGGCAGCCGTCCCCGCCGCTGCATCCTGATCGCCACCCAGGTGGCCGAGCAGAGCCTGGATTTCGATGCGGACGTGCTGCTCAGCGACCTGGCTCCCATAGACCTGCTGCTTCAACGGGCCGGGCGGCTGCACCGGCACGAGCACAACGCGGAGCGGCGCCACGGGCACACGCAGCCCGTGCTGTACGTGGCGGGTCTGGACGCCTGGCCAGACGCAGCAATGGAGGACCACGCCTGGCAGTGGGTGTACGCACCGCACCTGCTGTACCGTTCCTGGCTGGCCCTGGCCAACCGAGAAGAGGTGGCGCTCCCCGCCGACCTTGACGCGCTGGTCCAACGTGTCTACGCCCGCGACTGGGTAGAGGGCGACCTGACGCCGGAACGTGCCGAGCAGGTAGCGGCAGCCCGCCGTACCTACGAGACACGGGTGGAGAACGAGGGCCAACACGGGCAGGATGCCCCTATCGGTTCTCCCGAAGGGCCCCTGGGGATGCCCCAGGCGTACCGCCCCGACAGTGACGGCGAACCCGTGAGCGACGATGCAGGCGCGCAGGAGAAGCGGCCCACGACCCGCCTGGGCGAGGAAAGCGTACGAATCGTGCCCTTGCACCGCGTGGACGGAACCTATTTCCTAGACCCGCAGGGCCGGGATTCGGCCCGTCTGAATGGGCGAACACTGTCACCGGAGACCGCCCGGCACATCTACAGCCACAGCCTTCAGGTGAGTGCCTGGCCACTGGTCCGTCTCGCGGCGGAGAAAGCGCCTCCTCATCCCGCGTGGCAGAAAGACGCCCTGCTGCAAACCTGTATTCCTGTGGTCCTAGAAGGTGGGCAGGCGCAGTTCGGTAACCTGACGGTCACGCTGGATCCCGAATTCGGCCTGGTCTATGAGCGGGGCTGA
- a CDS encoding YafY family protein, with product MGDPEVQDIEPQARRTAERSTWRKAQRLRQLEDDLRARPLSSRELADLYGVPIRSIQRDLQALRAMGKGLEERGGKYSIPNRREPLNAVEALTVHAAVRLLYHHAPAHNPHYLRALYKIAGNLPEATRRLLDNSVVVNSARRGDDQALEVVARAWDERRVIRFDYKRPNGELERGNELCVYFVEVSRTNLALYVIGLERRYRNAVRTFKLSRIQSPVMLRDTYSIPDSFNPRDHLMDAWGVMGGSHSVTVRLRFTPDAAYRVLEGGYPNTSDPLIYPDGSVELEIRAGADQTGLPRELLPWILSWGPRVEVLEPEPVRQHWLSELRAALRRYDPNAAAQPPDSADSPG from the coding sequence GTGGGTGACCCTGAGGTACAGGACATCGAACCGCAAGCGCGGCGTACGGCCGAGCGCAGCACCTGGCGCAAGGCGCAGCGCCTGAGGCAGCTCGAAGACGATCTGCGTGCGCGCCCGCTGAGTAGCCGTGAGCTCGCCGACCTGTACGGGGTCCCCATCCGCAGCATTCAGCGGGACCTTCAGGCGCTCCGGGCGATGGGTAAGGGCCTGGAGGAACGCGGGGGCAAATACAGTATTCCCAACCGGCGCGAGCCCCTGAACGCGGTCGAGGCGCTGACGGTTCATGCGGCTGTACGCCTGCTGTACCACCACGCGCCCGCCCATAACCCGCATTACCTGCGCGCCCTGTACAAGATCGCGGGAAACCTTCCCGAGGCAACCCGCCGCCTGCTTGATAACTCGGTGGTCGTGAACTCCGCGCGGCGCGGCGACGACCAGGCGCTTGAGGTGGTGGCCCGCGCCTGGGACGAGCGGCGGGTGATTCGTTTTGACTACAAGCGGCCCAATGGCGAACTCGAGCGCGGCAATGAGCTGTGCGTGTACTTCGTGGAGGTGAGCCGCACCAACCTCGCGCTCTACGTGATCGGGCTGGAGCGTCGCTACCGAAACGCCGTTCGCACCTTTAAGCTCAGCCGCATCCAGTCACCGGTGATGCTGCGCGACACGTACAGCATCCCCGACAGTTTCAACCCACGTGACCACCTGATGGACGCTTGGGGCGTGATGGGTGGCAGCCACTCGGTGACGGTGCGGCTGCGCTTTACACCCGACGCCGCGTACCGCGTGCTGGAGGGCGGCTACCCCAACACCAGTGACCCCCTGATCTATCCCGACGGCAGTGTAGAACTGGAGATCCGGGCGGGCGCAGACCAGACGGGCTTGCCGCGTGAGCTGCTGCCCTGGATTCTCTCGTGGGGGCCGCGGGTGGAGGTTTTGGAGCCCGAGCCCGTGCGCCAGCACTGGCTCTCGGAGCTGCGCGCTGCTCTGAGGCGGTACGACCCGAACGCTGCCGCGCAGCCCCCAGACAGCGCGGACAGCCCGGGTTGA